One region of Paucibacter aquatile genomic DNA includes:
- a CDS encoding urease accessory protein UreF → MSALLQLLWLASPALPIGGFSYSEGIESAVAHGWVHDEVSTAHWLSQQLRLSQARGDLSLAAQALRAWREDDRATLRRLNDWLLKTRESAELRLQSEQMGRSLLDWLRNHDTATPAQIAQCQALGQPCYPLVMALALAASEAAPEDALLAYAFAWAEAMVGAAIKSVPLGQSAGQRILARLAAEIPAAVAEAITTDESRRQAFSPMLAILSARHETQYSRLFRS, encoded by the coding sequence ATGAGCGCCCTGCTGCAACTGCTCTGGCTGGCCTCGCCGGCTTTGCCCATCGGCGGCTTCTCCTATTCCGAGGGCATCGAATCGGCCGTGGCCCATGGCTGGGTGCATGACGAAGTCAGCACCGCGCACTGGCTCTCGCAGCAGCTGCGCCTGAGCCAAGCGCGCGGTGACCTGTCCTTGGCGGCCCAGGCCTTGCGAGCCTGGCGCGAAGACGACCGGGCGACTCTGCGCCGCCTGAACGACTGGTTGCTGAAAACCCGCGAGAGTGCCGAGCTGCGCCTGCAGTCCGAGCAGATGGGCCGTTCGCTGCTGGACTGGCTGCGCAACCACGACACCGCCACGCCGGCACAGATCGCGCAGTGCCAGGCTTTGGGCCAGCCCTGCTACCCGCTGGTGATGGCCCTGGCCCTGGCAGCCAGCGAGGCTGCGCCCGAGGATGCGCTGCTGGCCTACGCCTTCGCCTGGGCCGAGGCCATGGTCGGCGCCGCCATCAAGTCGGTGCCCCTGGGGCAGAGCGCTGGACAGCGCATCCTGGCCCGCCTGGCCGCCGAGATTCCCGCGGCGGTGGCCGAGGCGATCACCACCGATGAATCTCGGCGTCAGGCCTTTTCTCCCATGCTGGCGATCCTCTCAGCCCGCCACGAAACCCAGTACTCCCGCCTGTTCCGATCATGA
- a CDS encoding GNAT family N-acetyltransferase: MSPLAMTTETDLLIRLDDLSDPRIAAFMEEHMQDMRATSPPESVHALDMNKLRQPEIAFWTAWLNEPAGPVLAATAAIKRLDAEHAELKSMRTAAALRGRGLARRMLRHVLAEARQRGYRRLSLETGTQAFFEPAHQLYASEGFVVCEPFGSYRIDPHSCYMTLALA; encoded by the coding sequence ATGTCCCCACTTGCCATGACCACCGAAACCGACTTGCTGATCCGCCTCGATGACCTGAGCGACCCGCGCATTGCCGCCTTCATGGAAGAGCATATGCAGGACATGCGCGCCACCTCGCCGCCGGAAAGTGTGCACGCGCTGGACATGAACAAGCTGCGCCAACCGGAGATCGCTTTCTGGACGGCGTGGCTGAACGAGCCCGCAGGCCCGGTGCTGGCGGCCACCGCCGCGATCAAGCGCCTGGATGCGGAGCACGCTGAACTCAAGTCCATGCGCACCGCGGCCGCGCTGCGTGGCCGCGGCCTGGCGCGCCGCATGCTGCGCCATGTGCTGGCCGAGGCCCGTCAGCGCGGCTATCGCCGCTTGAGCCTGGAAACCGGCACGCAGGCATTTTTCGAGCCGGCCCACCAGCTCTACGCCAGCGAGGGCTTTGTCGTCTGCGAGCCCTTCGGCAGCTACCGGATCGACCCCCACAGCTGCTACATGACCTTGGCGCTGGCATGA